One window of the Zea mays cultivar B73 chromosome 3, Zm-B73-REFERENCE-NAM-5.0, whole genome shotgun sequence genome contains the following:
- the LOC100275522 gene encoding uncharacterized protein LOC100275522 → MKRTRAQQPKVEEPQDLAANLKPQRRDKQPRQPKSGAKAKPAAGPRVAAATTLAAAAAAAAAAANAASAASSPGPETAPTVPDVCVGGDKDGDADADASAVDWDLDAGLSAAAWWTWGVDEEKLLGWFPFVEEDFRCAGGGAAEVAAFDHDIWSIW, encoded by the coding sequence ATGAAGAGAACCAGAGCGCAGCAGCCCAAGGTCGAGGAGCCGCAGGACCTCGCCGCCAACCTAAAGCCGCAGCGCCGGGACAAACAGCCGAGGCAGCCCAAGTCAGGCGCCAAAGCGAAGCCCGCGGCGGGCCCGCGCGTCGCGGCGGCCACgaccctcgccgccgccgccgccgcagcagcagcagcagcaaatgCCGCCTCGGCCGCGTCGTCGCCCGGGCCGGAAACGGCTCCGACCGTGCCGGACGTGTGCGTCGGCGGGGACAAGGACGGGGACGCGGACGCGGACGCGAGCGCCGTGGACTGGGACCTCGACGCCGGGCTGAGCGCGGCGGCGTGGTGGACGTGGGGCGTGGACGAGGAGAAGCTGCTCGGCTGGTTCCccttcgtggaggaggacttccggtGCGCCGGCGGCGGCGCCGCCGAGGTGGCCGCCTTCGACCACGACATTTGGAGCATCTGGTGA